A single genomic interval of Armigeres subalbatus isolate Guangzhou_Male chromosome 1, GZ_Asu_2, whole genome shotgun sequence harbors:
- the LOC134206619 gene encoding uncharacterized protein LOC134206619, with the protein MYSEVPPASEPNQPASFPLKVYYQNVRGLRTKKNTLLLPLLDCDLDIVVLTETWLHCEIASSEFASNYVIYRCDRNASTSNLCRGGGVLIAVKSELQCISVNLVDCDCLEQATVRIILPQFSLYVSCIYIRPNSCPDIYTKHADSISQILNRADPCDVIVCLGDYNLPNLVWYFDDEINGYLPINASTEQELALPESLLSSGLHQINDLMNANGKLLDLVFVSDPCIIDLFESPSALLKIDPHHKPLVLTVDVRSRDETSVPISTVDHNFNRCDYQIVNARIAALDWNHVMNYALIDDSVTAFYRTIKHIIQENVPVKICRPSKKYNQLWWTAQLRNFRNRLRKCRKKFFRNRIEANAANLRLAEEEYTRMQHCRFREYMESLQANLKNDASSFWAYIKKKEGVE; encoded by the exons ATGTATTCTGAGG TGCCCCCCGCATCGGAACCGAATCAACCCGCTTCTTTTCCACTGAAAGTGTACTATCAGAACGTTCGTGGTCTGAGAACTAAAAAGAATACTCTGCTTCTGCCGTTACTCGATTGTGATCTTGACATTGTTGTACTGACAGAAACATGGCTTCACTGTGAAATTGCTTCCTCTGAATTTGCCAGTAACTATGTTATTTACCGTTGCGATCGTAACGCTTCTACTAGTAATCTCTGTAGAGGTGGCGGCGTACTAATCGCTGTCAAATCGGAACTGCAGTGTATTTCGGTGAACCTCGTCGATTGTGATTGCCTAGAACAAGCCACTGTTCGCATTATTCTGCCTCAGTTTTCGCTTTACGTTAGCTGCATCTACATTCGCCCAAACAGCTGCCCTGATATCTACACGAAACACGCAGATTCTATTAGCCAGATACTGAATCGTGCCGATCCCTGCGACGTCATTGTTTGTCTTGGAGATTACAATCTGCCGAATCTAGTCTGGTATTTCGATGATGAAATTAACGGATACTTGCCTATCAACGCGTCAACTGAGCAGGAGCTTGCCCTACCAGAGTCCTTGTTATCCTCCGGTCTGCATCAGATCAATGATCTTATGAACGCGAACGGCAAACTTCTTGACTTGGTGTTCGTAAGCGATCCATGCATCATAGATCTCTTCGAGTCGCCATCTGCTCTTTTAAAAATTGACCCTCATCACAAGCCATTAGTTTTAACAGTTGACGTCCGTTCTCGCGATGAAACATCAGTGCCAATATCTACCGTTGACCACAACTTCAACAGGTGTGATTATCAAATTGTCAATGCACGGATTGCTGCCCTGGACTGGAATCATGTTATGAATTATGCCTTAATCGACGACTCTGTTACCGCGTTCTATCGCACAATCAAACATATCATCCAAGAAAACGTGCCGGTCAAAATTTGCCGACCATCTAAGAAGTACAATCAACTCTGGTGGACGGCACAGCTCCGGAATTTTCGCAATCGTCTGCGGAAATGCAGgaagaagttcttccgaaacaGGATTGAAGCGAACGCGGCGAATCTGCGGTTAGCTGAAGAAGAATATACTCGTATGCAGCATTGTCGGTTCCGTGAGTACATGGAAAGCCTTCAAGCAAACTTGAAAAATGATGCTTCATCGTTCTGGGCCTACATTAAAAAAAAGGAAGGGGTCGAATAA
- the LOC134205213 gene encoding actin maturation protease: MSNNPSVPPPPPFSARTTKIPDSTTTTINHHPLSELNCDLTKNVIASPNLHQHRQQRLTFNTSGECAWATQYPEIQKACYLRQVCQFAPPNELRLQNVTPILQVGPTCGLTALSMLFEGAPSTKTFLELAIARGYSNNGEMFSTNQLNDLFAIGLEENRHLVEYKPVQHNVIAGWMDEPSIQVQLRCGSIFLVPYDPDRDHTPCLNRGHKAHWALIIGYLIDDFNDFYVFARHGKTKNLALWLLRDLARSNANLEEFCQPIGHPDEKFILPEGGIGGRNGLRCKFIMIEHYRAKEEVIF, encoded by the exons ATGTCGAACAACCCATCTGTGCCGCCACCACCTCCTTTTTCAGCACGAACAACGAAAATACCTGATTCGACAACGACGACAATCAACCACCATCCTCTGAGTGAATTAAATTGTGACTTAACTAAGAATGTTATCGCAAGCCCGAATCTGCACCAACATCGACAACAACGTTTAACATTCAACACATCCGGTGAGTGTGCTTGGGCCACCCAATATCCTGAAATCCAGAAAGCATGCTACCTTCGTCAAGTGTGTCAATTTGCGCCCCCGAACGAGCTACGCCTCCAAAATGTTACTCCAATTTTGCAGGTAGGACCAACCTGCGGCTTAACAGCCCTAAGTATGCTCTTCGAAGGGGCGCCTTCGACGAAAACGTTCCTCGAGTTGGCTATTGCCCGTGGGTACTCCAACAATGGGGAAATGTTTAGCACGAACCAGCTGAACGACCTGTTTGCTATCGGACTGGAAGAGAATCGACATCTGGTGGAGTATAAACCGGTGCAGCATAACGTCATTGCAGGTTGGATGGACGAACCAAGCATACAGGTGCAGCTGAGATGTGGCTCAATTTTCTTGGTGCC ATACGATCCCGATCGAGATCATACCCCGTGTCTTAATCGCGGTCATAAAGCCCACTGGGCTCTGATAATTGGCTATTTAATAGATGACTTTAACGAT TTCTACGTATTTGCTAGACATGGGAAAACGAAAAACCTCGCATTATGGCTACTTCGCGATCTCGCTCGAAGTAATGCAAATCTAGAAGAATTTTGTCAGCCGATAGGACATCCAGACGAAAAGTTCATACTACCAGAAGGTGGAATTGGAGGCCGCAATGGACTGAGATGTAAATTCATCATGATCGAACATTATAGGGCAAAGGAAGAAGTTATATTTTAG